CTTCAGTCAAACAACATATTCTgaactaagctaagctaaactaagctaactTAAGATAAGCTAAGATAAGTTAAGACGATCAGATAAGCCTTATCTtttccccaaagggaaattcaggactGTGCTTAAAGGCTGTAGACTGTGTTGTTAAAGTTTACCTCTCTCTGATTGGGAAAGCCATTAGAGCTGATGATGCGTTTGTAGTACTGAACAGAGGCCTTAGGATAGCGCGGTTTGTTCTTGTTCCTGAAGTCCACGTAAAACAGCCCAAACCTCTCAGAGTATCCTTCATCCCACTCAAAGTTGTCCAGAAAAGACCATGCTGTGTAGCCCTTGACATTCACCCCATCTTTGATCGCTGTAACAGGGACCAGTGAGAAAAACCAAAGAACAAAaggtaaaatgtttaattttcctCAGGAATGGGGAGCACACTCAGTCACTCACACATAAACCACAGCATGAAAGTTTTTTCTGGTGACTAATGTTTGTGTTCAGCAGACTTGTGGTTGCACCTTTGAGCATTTCATTGATATAGTCTTTGAAGTACTGCATTCTCCAGTCGTCACACAGCTCAGTGCAGAGCGTTTTCTCTGACACACCGTTTTCTGTCACGTAGATCATGGGGTTGTCGTATTGACTCTGTAAGATACACGATCAATCACATTCAGGTTAGACGTGAGGCTTATTTATGTTATGTACTTATATTAACACATACAAGATATATTATGTTTGGTAACAGATATCTTCTTCATTCCCTCCTTAAAATGTGACAGATGGAtgtttgttatattttcttactttataaacttcattttaaactcacGTCATGTCATCCCTTTAGGAAAGGTGAGGTGTAGAAACTAGAGTAGAAGGTCAACGTTAGTCTCACCTGTGTGTTAATTAATGAATAGAGCTGCTAACCTGCCTCTGTTTAAAGTTAAAGAAGCCACCTAGCAGCACTTCCTTATTGTACTAGtgataaacattttgtttaatctatacataaatacaaaaatgggAGTTAAGCCTTTGAAATATCTCTTGATGAGCAGCCAAATAAGGCTGTAAATGTCAACAGCATAATCCAAACTCTTTTTTAAGATCTCACAGAGAGTGGAAATGCTGGTTTACTTCTTAACAACTCCATCACAAATGAAAACCCAGCTTTTCAGTCAGATTCCTGGTTGTGTACCTTGACAAAGTTCAACATGCGCCGGAAGCCCCAGGGAACAGAATAGAGCCATTCAGAGCCAGGATCCGGCCACTGTGGGTCAACCAGCTCAGCAAGGTCACGATCTGTGAAGTAGCTGTCTCCAAGGCCTGATGGGTAATTCTTCGGGGTGATGTAGCGGGTTGTAAAATGTCCAAGGCCGAGGAAGTCACAGGTTCCCTTGATGTAACTCTTCTCCTGAGGCGAGAAGACGGGCAGTCGCGAAGCTCCCAGGCCCTGCTGGCCGCTCTTCCTGCCTAGACATCAATGTTCAAAACACTGTGTAGTCAAAGTAAAGTATCAGCAGACACGGCACATAAAAATGGAAACTTCAAGATGTGAAGTGCCTTTTTATACCCATAATGCTGTGGTTCCTGGAGTGATGTGACCCCCTTACAACAAAGCTATTTCCATTTGTGACCTCTTAAAGCTGCTTAAAGTGAAATTACAGTTACTCTTTgctctaaaataaaataaaatggcatCATGTCAAGTTCAGTTTCACaaataatatatgaaatatataaatattatatgtaAAAAGATGATTAAGGTTGGTTCAGGATATGAATTAAGGTTTGGAAAACACTGGGCTGATAACACAGACACCTTTTATGTTCATCCATCCAACCTGAGCACCTGCTGTacaggaaagaaaaactgaacatgttCGAATCGATGACCGTTGTTGTTTTTGAACATGACGTACCAATGTAATCTTTCATAATTTGGGGATAGTCCCCATGGAAGATGGGAGAAGCAAACCAGCCCAAATAGAACTGGATGTGTCTCTCAGCTGCTTCAATGTCCCTCTGGTTGGTGGTGTCCACAGGTTCACCCCAGTCAGCCGTCAGCGAGATCCCAACCAAGCCTGGACGCACACAACAATTTCATTGGCCTGAACAACAGTATTTTTATGTGACTTTATTTTAAGAACACACACTTTGTACCTTTTTGTTTGCTTCGCCACTGCGTGTCATATGTATGCCAAACTTTAGCATGGGCCTGTTGTTGCAAGGACAGATAGGAAGTGTCATCCTCAGTTTTTTTGACATCACGAGCAGGAGGACATTAAATGATATGTAGCCACAAAAAATGTTAAGGACGACACCATAAAATCCTTTTCTCCATTTTAGTCTTTAATGCAAAGCAGCAAAAGTGCAGATGACTGAGTGACATCACACTaccacaataaaaacacaccagatCTTGGCACACAGCCTGTTTACCATGTGCAGTGAAACTTCATTTGTAATCCAAACATGAGTTCTCCAGTCTTACCTTGATGATGTGGTGTGCTGCTTTGTAAGCTCCTGTTCCCCTCAGCTTCAGCCCAGGTGCATGTTCCCCTGTTTCATATCCCTCCACAGCAACTGACTGAAACCACAAGATAACATTTGCAGATATACAAGCCAAACATTATATCTGTTCACCAGCCTCATTTCTCCTCGACCTGACATACCCACGGATTGTTGAAAGTGACCCAGTACTTCACTCTGTTCCCAAATCTTTCAAAGCATAATCTGGCAAAGTCGTTGAAGTGGTTCACCATGCTAACGTTCTGCCAGCCACCGTATTTCTCCTGTAACACCTGAACAGTGAGAGCATGAAACTGTGTTAGCGTCCACACCGCAGTTTGCAATCAGCTGAGTGGGCGTGGCGCTCACCTGAGGTAAATCCCAGTGGTACAAAGTTACAATGGGTGTAATGTTGTTGTCCAGCAGCTTGTTAATCAGATCATCATAGTAGCTGATTCCTTTCTCATTGATGTGTTCACCTGAAAGTGTTACCAGGAAAAGATCAagttaatattaataatgtaaatataaatcaaaactTAATTAATTTACTGGGTTATAGTGAGAAACCAATAAACGCGACATGTCCTgacaattaaaaatgtgttggcTGAATATTAATTAAATGACTGATCTATTAAAATTGTATTGTAAGTTTTAGACAACTGAGTCATTCATTAATCAACACACtacattaaaatatgttacaggtgtgttgtgtggttACTTTTTAGTCCACTTGGTAAAATCCTTGGCCAGGAGATAGAGAAACGATAATGATTCAACTTCATGTCCTTCATCAAGGTAATGTCATCCTttaacaaacagcagaaaactaattacatttgttatatttgttgTAGTTGCAGGATAAACAGTCACATCAATAAACATCGGTGGAGGTTTGTGCTCGTGATCGCCTTCTTTTCTGCCTGTCACCTTGAATTTGTGGTAGCCCTCACACGACGAGTCTCCTGTGGCATTTAGGAATATCTTCCCCTTTTTGTGGGAAAATGCATCCCAGATGCTCATTCCTTTGCCATCTGTGTTCCAAGCACCTTCGGTCTGATAGGCAGAACTGCCAGCTCCCCAGGAGAAGCCTGCAGAGGACCAATCAGTCAGCGTGTACGAGACATCAGCCGATAGAAAATATATCATGAGATTGTTTGTCACCCTCTGTTACCATGGTTAAGAATGAGCCCTGAAGTTACATAAAGCTTCTGTTTTTACAGGAGAGTTTACTTGGATTGGACTATTGTATAATTTATCATGCGTCCTACCAGTTGGGAAGGTGCCGTAGTAGAAGGACGTTCTCTCGTTCTTCGTCCAGTCAAAGTCCTCACTggctgaaacacacagcaccAGTGCGACCACCTGGTACATCCTCAGGATACGCTGCTGCAGCATCGTGATCTTTGGCAAGAAGCTCACTGTCTTAGGTTACACCTGAAATCAATGGACTACCCAGTTTGAATGTTTCTCAGTATAAAGTGCACAAGAAGGTTCTCATCGGTCTACTCTGAGCAAGACAAGTCAAGGACAGGTCATAGAAAATACAACATGGTACAGAAACGCCAAGATCCAGAAACTCACACTC
The Mastacembelus armatus chromosome 3, fMasArm1.2, whole genome shotgun sequence DNA segment above includes these coding regions:
- the lctla gene encoding lactase-like a; translated protein: MLQQRILRMYQVVALVLCVSASEDFDWTKNERTSFYYGTFPTGFSWGAGSSAYQTEGAWNTDGKGMSIWDAFSHKKGKIFLNATGDSSCEGYHKFKDDITLMKDMKLNHYRFSISWPRILPSGLKSEHINEKGISYYDDLINKLLDNNITPIVTLYHWDLPQVLQEKYGGWQNVSMVNHFNDFARLCFERFGNRVKYWVTFNNPWSVAVEGYETGEHAPGLKLRGTGAYKAAHHIIKAHAKVWHTYDTQWRSKQKGLVGISLTADWGEPVDTTNQRDIEAAERHIQFYLGWFASPIFHGDYPQIMKDYIGRKSGQQGLGASRLPVFSPQEKSYIKGTCDFLGLGHFTTRYITPKNYPSGLGDSYFTDRDLAELVDPQWPDPGSEWLYSVPWGFRRMLNFVKSQYDNPMIYVTENGVSEKTLCTELCDDWRMQYFKDYINEMLKAIKDGVNVKGYTAWSFLDNFEWDEGYSERFGLFYVDFRNKNKPRYPKASVQYYKRIISSNGFPNQREVEIWKRKAIETCSSSNQLLAAATRKSQRDQEHAGMQKTWPVHDEV